The proteins below are encoded in one region of Balaenoptera ricei isolate mBalRic1 chromosome 6, mBalRic1.hap2, whole genome shotgun sequence:
- the LOC132367933 gene encoding protein transport protein Sec61 subunit gamma-like: MDQVMQFVEPSWQFVKDSVRLIKRCTKPDRKEFQKIAMATAIGFAIMGFTGFFVKLIHIPINNIIVGG, translated from the coding sequence ATGGATCAGGTAATGCAGTTCGTTGAGCCAAGTTGGCAGTTTGTGAAGGACTCAGTTCGGCTGATTAAAAGATGCACCAAACCTGATAGAAAAGAATTCCAGAAGATTGCCATGGCAACAGCAATAGGATTTGCTATAATGGGATTCACTGGCTTTTTTGTGAAATTGATCCATATTCCTATTAATAACATCATTGTTGGTGGCTGA